CCCGGTCGCCGGCAGGCGGTCGACCGGTAGACAATAAGGACGGGAGACCGATGGACGTACTGCTCTTGCTGCTCACCTGCCTGCCGCTGGTTTCGGCGCTAGCCGTGAGGCTCGCGCCGGCCGGCACGCCTCTGCGCGCGGGCCGGATCAGCGCGACCTTCAGCGTGCTCACGTTGCTGGCGGCGCTGGTGCTGTTCGCCGGACAGCTGCTGTCGCCGCACCACTCCACCGCTCAAAGCGGCCAGCCCCTGCTGCTGCTCGACCCCCTGGGCACGCTGATGGCCCTGGTCATCGCCGCGATCAGCCTGGTGGTGCATCTCTACTCCCTGCGCTACATGGCCGAAGAGCCCCGCTACGCGCATTTCTTCATGCTGCTCGACTTGATGACGGCCTCGCTGATATTGATGGTCACGGCGGGCAATCTGATTCTGCTGCTGGTCGCATGGCATCTGATCGGTGTACTGCTGTATTTCCTGCTCGGTTTCGAGACGCGCAGCCGCAGCGCCCAGCGCTATGCGCTCTGGACCCTGCTGACCTACCGCCTCGGCGACCTGCCCATCGTGATCGCCGCCGTGCTGCTGTATCACGCCTACGGCACTCTGTATCTGCCCCACCTGTTCGAACTGGTGCGCGACAATCCCTCGGTTACGGCCGCGGGCATCCCGGTGGTCATGAGTGCCGCTGCGCTGATTGTGCTGTCGGCCTTCGCCCGCTCGGCGCAGTTCCTGCTGCATACCTGGCTGCCCTACACCATGGAAGGACCGACGCCGGTCTCGGCGCTGATGCACGCCGGCATCGTGAATGCGGGCGCCTTCGTCATCAACCGCTTTGCGCCGCTCTTCATCGACGCAGGCCCGGTATTGCACTGGGCCTTCCTGGTCGGGCTGCTGACCGCCATCATCGGCTCGATGCTGATGCTCATTCAGAACGACATCAAGAAATCGCTGGGTTATTCGACCATGGGGCAGATGGGCTTCATGATCATGGAGTGCGGCCTGGGCGCATTCTCCCTGGCCATTTTTCATCTCATCGCCCACGGGCTGTTCAAGGGCACGCTGTTCCTGAGCTCCGGCGGCGTCATCGGCAGTGCCCGCCATAGCGACAACGTGCCGAAGAACAGCGTCTACACCTTCGTGGTCGAACGACAGCCGAGCGCGAGCAAGCCCTCATGGCTGGCCATGGCGCTGCTCACGGTCGCGGTGCCGGCGCTGCTGCTGGGCTTCGCGCACTGGTTCGTGAGCAACGATATCTTCCAGGAGCAGGGTGCGGTGATTCTGCTGTTCTTCGGCTGGATGACCGGCGCACAGCTGTTGTACTCGATCCATCGCATGGAAACCCCCGACCCCTGGCGCATGATCGCGCTGGCCATCTTTTCCCTGCTGATCATCGTGGTCGGATACACCCTTATCAGCTACGCCTTCGGCGTACTCCTGTATCCGGATGAAGACATGCGCCTCGCCATCTATCACGCGGCCGGCATCACCCAGCCCTGGTTCTACGCCCTGGTAGGCGTGATCACGCTGTTCATCTTCGCGGGCTGGCTGCTGGTCTACCGCTCAGACCGGCGCGGCGGCGACCGGCGCGAAGGCGTGATATGGCTTGCCGCCTACACGCACCTTTCGCGCGAACTTTATATCAGCGATTTCTACTCTCTGTTCGGTCGCGTGCTGTTCCGTGCGTCCGCCCGACTCAACCGCTGGCTGAGGTGGCTGTGATGACCGAACTGACGCCGCGACTCGTGGTAGCCCTGCTGTTCCTGCCAGTGTTCCCCTTCAGCGCGCTGTTCGTGCAGTTGCTAGGCCGCCGGATCAAGTCAGCGCCGATCCGCGCCGCACTGTTCCTGCTGTGGCCGCTGGTCGGCGTGATGCTGCTGGGTAGCGACCCCGCCCTGCCGCACTGGCTGCGCGTGTGGGTGCTGTTGAGCGCACTGCTGTACGCCGTAAGGCTGCTGGCCACGCGCGATCTGCGCCTGTGGACCGCCTACCTGGGCGCCTCGACCTACGCGATGCTCTGGCTCCTGCACCCGGATTCCATTTCGGGTTGGCTGTCCGCGTTCGGTCTCGGCGCGCCGCTGGCCCTGATGGCACTGGTGGGCGGCGCGCTCGAACGACGTTTCGGCGCCGCCTACGGCGGTCTCTACGGCGGACTTCACCTGCACCAGCCCCGCCTCGCGGGCGGCCTCACGCTGGCTACGCTGGCGGCCGTGGCCAGCCCGGTGTTCCCCGGTTTTTTCGTACTCACGGGCATCGCCCTGCATAGCGACCCGACCATCGCCGCCGCCATCATGGCGGTCTGGATCCTGTGGACCTGGGCGGCCGTGGTGCTGATGCAAAGCTTCATGTTCGGCAAACCGCAGTCGCTGCCCGCCGTCGAAGACTTGGCCAAGCCGCAACTCCATGTGCTCGTGGCCGCCCTGGCCGCACTGCTGCTCGCCAGCGTGGCGCTCCTCACAACCCTGCTGCAGGGAGGCTGAGATGACCCTGCCCCTGTCCCGTGCGCTCAAGATTCGCTCGATGGTCTATATCGCGGGCGAAGCCATCCCCAATTTCTGGCCGATGCGCAGCTTCATCCACCACAACCCGCTGCATGGACTCGAACACCTGCGCTTCGAACAGGCCATCGCGCACGGCGAAGCGCTGTTCCATGCGCGCGGCTTCCTGTCGCGCGGGGAATATCAGCGCTATCTCGCCGAGGGCGGTATCAGCGCCGACGCGCTGACGGCGCAGATCGACGCTTTCAGCCGCCGGCAGGCGCTGCCGCAGGGACTGGACGGCCGGAAGCTGTTTCTGCACCTCGCCACCCGCATTGCAACGCCGGTGACCCGCCGCAACAAACTCTCGACCCCGCGCGACGTCGCCTGCCGGCTGCACGGCAAAGACGCAGAGGCCGCGACGCGCGACATCGAGGCCAGCCTGCGGACCCTGCTGCATGCGACCCTGGGCGAAAGCCGCCCGGTCTACGAATCCGTCGATGCCCTGCTGGCCACCGACATCGGCACGACCCTGGACGAACTGCTGGTCAAGAGCTGCCTGGACTTCTTCGACGAAGGACAGTCCGCCTGGGGCATGCCGGATCGGGAGCAGGGGCTGTATCGCGCCTGGCGCCAGCTCGCGCTGCGCAATCTGCGCTTCAAGCTGCGCGGATTGGACATGAAGCAACTACTGACTCGCGCACAGCAGCCGGAAACCATGATCGCGCTGGTCATGGAGGCGCTGCAGATTCCGGAAACAGCCTGGGTGGACTACTTCACCCGTGAACTCACGCGCCTGCATGGCTGGTCAGGCTTCATCCGCTGGCGCTCGCATGCCAAGCAGTACCACTGGCAGAAGACCCATCCGGCCGATCTCGTCGACCTGCTCGCCCTGCGCCTGTCGCTCAGCCTGGCCCTGCTGCAGGAGCACGCACGCCACCTGCCCTGGCGCAGCATCGACGCGCCGGCCATGCATGCCTACCTCGAGCGCGACACCCACCGCGCCTTCCTCCAGCACGAACTACACAGCGGCGAAATCCTGCCCGCCTTCGCGCTAGAGGTCGAGGAGGCACTGCTGTGCAACGACGCCAAGGCCACGCGTGCGCTCTGCACGCGCTATGTCGAGGCTCTGCTCACCCAGGAAAGCGCACAGCAGGCCACCCGCGTGCGGACGCTCGCCCAAGGCGCAGGCGTCGCGCTCGAACGCCTTTCCGAGGACGAACTGGAAGCGTTGCTGCGCGTGCTCGGCGAGTTCGAGCGCGCCGAAGGCATGCTGTGGCTGCGCGCCATGGAGGCCACGGCCACGCAATCGCTGCTGCGCGACCTGTGCATGCAACCGCCCGAAACGGCAGACAAGCGCCCCTTCGCACAGGCGCTTTTCTGTATCGACACCCGTTCGGAACCGCTACGTCGCCAGCTTGAGTCCATCGGCGACTACCAGACCTTCGGCATCGCCGGCTTCTTCGGCGTACCGATGAGCTTCATCGAACTCGGCAAGGGCAGCGAAGCCCACCTCTGCCCGGCGGTGGCCACCCCGCGCAACCTGACCCTGGAAATGAGTATCGACCAGCAGGCCGGCGAGCCGGCCGCGATCAGCGCCCTCGAACATGCCCTGCACGAACTCAAGGAATCCGTCGTCGCGCCGTTCGCCACGGTGGAGGCCGTGGGCCTGCTGTTCGGCTTCGACATGTTCGGCAAGACGCTCGCGCCGACCCTCTACAACCGCTGGCGCGAGCGCCTGATGCCGCATAAGCCGGCCACTCGACTGCTGCTGGACAAACTCACCAGCGAGCAGGCCGATTCGATCGTGCGCGCCGTTCAACGCGCGCTGATCATGATCGCTCTCAGGCAGGAACTCGGACGGCCGGACGAGGCCATCCCCGACGACGTGGTGCGAGAACTGCGCGAGGTCGCGCTCGAGCACCAGCCCGTCGGCGACGGACTGCTGGAGCGGCTGGACATCGACCGGTCGCGGCTCGACGCCCTGCTGACGCGCCTGCGCGCACATTACCGCGTCAACCGCGACGAGGCCGCGCGCCAGATGGAGCAGCTGGCCAGGATCGGTTTCTCGCTGCGCGAACAGGTGCTCTTCGTGACCCAGGCCCTGAGCTCCATCGGCCTCACGCGCAATTTCTCGCGTTTCGTTCTGCTGGTCGGGCACGGTAGCCTGTCGCAGAACAATCCCTACGAATCCGCACTCGACTGCGGCGCCTGCGGCGGCAACCTCGGCCTCAACAATGCGCGTGCGCTGGCCTACATGGCCAACAAGCCCGAGGTGCGCAGCCGTCTGCGCAAACAGGGCATCGACATCCCCGACGACACCTGGTTCATCCCCGCGCTGCACAACACCACGACCGACGAGGTCGTGCCACACGACCTCGAACTGCTGCCAGCCGGCCATCTGCTGTACATCGACCGGCTGCGCAAGGGACTGCATGCCGCCTCGCGCCTGTCCGCGCTGGAACGCGCTCCCAAGCTTGCGCCGGTATCCGCCCGCCGCCTCGACCCCGACCATGCGGAACGGCTGGTGCATCGCAACGCCTTGGACTGGTCTCAGGTCCGCCCCGAATGGGGGCTATCGCGCAACGCCTATTTCATCATCGGCCGGCGCGGCATGACCCAGGGCCACTCACTGGACGGACGCGCCTTCCTGCACTCATACGACTGGCGCCTCGACCCACGCCGCCGCCTGCTCGAGAACATCCTGACCGGCCCGCTGGTGGTCGGCCAGTGGATCAACATGGAGCATTATTTTTCCGCCGTCGACAACGAGCACTACGGCAGCGGCAGCAAGGTGTATCACAACGTCGCCGGCCGCTTCGCGGTCATGAGCGGCAACATCGGCGACCTGCGCACCGGCCTGCCGGCACAGACCGTGCTCAAGGACGGCCGCCCCTACCACGACCCGTTGCGGCTGATCACCGTCATCGAAGCGCCATTCGCGCACGCCTGCGACGCGCTCAATGCGGTCGCCCCCGTCAAATCGCTGGTCCATAACGGCTGGGTCAGGCTGGTGGTGGTCGACCCCGAAAGCGGACAGATCCATCTCTTCGACGACGAACGGCGCGAGTGGTCGGAGCCGCTCGCCGCACCGCTCGCCTCCACCCATTGATCAGAGAGTAGCGCGATGCAAAACCTGAAGCTCAATCCGCTGAAAAAACTGGAAATCATCCTCGAAGGCGAGCATATGGAGTTCGCCACGGACCTGCTCGACCGTGCCGGCGTCAAGGGCTACACCATCGTCAACCAGCTATCCGGAAAGGGCAGCCACGGCTTCTACGAAGGGCACGTGATGTTCAACGAGGACGACGTGCTGATCATGATCATCACCGCCGTGCCGGAAGCGCTGGTGGAACCGATCGTCGAAGGCTTCACGCCGTTCTTCAACAAGCATTCGGGCGTGATCTTCATTTCCGACATCCAGGTCAGCCGGCTGGTGAAGTTCACCAATTGAGGCGGCGTACCGTGCGCCGGGCGCTTACTCGCGCCAGCGCCGGCAATACTCCTCGATCAGCCCGACCACTGCCTGGGACTTGATGACCAGGCCGAGGTCGATCATCTCCGACTGGCGCACCGTGGCGCCGCCTTGACTGGCCGGAACAGGCCCTGGCACCAATTGGTTCTCCTCCTCGCGGAAGAACACCGCCGCGATCACGCCCAGAAAATACAGTGGTGCGCGCGCAGCGCCGGCCTGTGCCGTGCCCTCGCCTCGGTACAGGAATACCGGGCTGCCGCTGGAGCCAGGATAGACGGCCGCATCGATGAGAAACTCGGCCTGCCCCTCGAAATCCATGCCTATGGGCGTCGCCGTCGTACCTCGGCGCATGATCGGCAACAGGTTCACGTGATCCCATACGCCGTTGGGATAGCCCACGAAGAGGATTTCCTCGAGCGCATCGAAACCGTTAACGGTGGCCGCATCGGGCACCAGGGCGGTGTCTATGTCATGATAGTAGAGCTGCACGCCCTGATCGCGCGCGGCGCGTTCCAGCGGCGCCATCGGCACGATCGCAAGATCCATTTCCGGGTCGGGATGCAGGAACCACGCATGCGGAAATTCCTCGATCTCAAGCTCGAAACGGGTGCCGATCAACGGCTGGCCGTCGCGTCCCTGCGTGAACACCAGACCGCCGCTGCGCACGCCTTCCACCAGATGGCGGTTGGTGACGATGAAGCGGCGAAGCCCGTGCGGACCCTGGTGCGCAACCACGAATCCCGTCCCGGACCCCTCGGTGCCGTCTTCCAGTACCGTATCCACGCGCACGGTGTTGAACATCAGGCGCTTGGCCAAGGTGTCGATGCGCATGTTCAGTCCGCCTGTACGACGGCTCTCGCCCGCCGGTTGATCGATTCGACCGCACGACGCGCCGCTTCGGCCGCCTGCTCGACCTCGGCATCGTTGCCCATCATGGTCAGACGGCCGAAGTTGCCGAACGGCTTGACGTCGACCAATGTCACGTTGGCGGCCTTCTCCGCCTCGTTGGCGGCGTGAATGACGTAGCCGGCCGGCTGCGTTTCCATGATGAACAGGCACTTCCCCGGCAGGATCATCGAGCCGTAGCGCTGCTGGCGGTTGATCAGGGTGGCGTGATCGGGGGTGATCGCGCGGATGATTTCCAGCCAGGGGATGCTGCAGCCCATACGCTGCTCGACCGACACGTCCAGCTGGTCGAGAATCGCGTCGCCCGCCGCCTTGACCTCGCTCTGGTTACGGAAGTGGATTTCCATCGAACCGAAGGAACGCTCCACCACCTGCTGCCCCATGCGCACATTCGTCGACTTGAGCGCAAGATCGGACAGGCGATGGACCGCCATGCCGGGCGCGACCTCGACCCACAGACAGGCATCGCCCGGAATCGGCAGGAACCCCTGCGAGGAGGTGGCGAGATAAGACGCGAGCTGCGGCTGCAACGCGTCGATGAAGACGAAGGTACGCAGCTCGATGTTCATCGGGTTCATCGCGTCAGTCCCATGTAAAGCGTCGACAGCTTCTCCGGCAGACGCTCGACGTGGTCGACCACCGCATACCGCCCGATACCGAAAATCTGCGAGACATACTGGTCGGCATAGGGGTCCAGACTCAATCCGTAGGTCACTATCCCGGCCCGACGCAATTCGTCCACGGCATAGCGCGCGTCGTAACGCAGGTACTGCGGATCGCGCACGTCGACATCGGCGGGCTCGCCGTCGGTGATCACCAACAACAGCTTCTTCTGTTGCGGCAGATGGCGCAGGAAACCGCCGGCGTGGCGCAGCGCGGTACCCAGGCGAGTCGAATAGCCGGCAGTCATGCCGGCAAGGCGCGCCTTGCCGGTGTCGTCGTAGGGCTGGTTGAAATCCTTGATGCGCTGGTATCGGACATCGTGGCGTCCATCGGAGGAAAAGGCGTGCAGCGCGAACGGGTCGCCGATCTTCTCCAACGCCTCGGCGAGCACCAGGCAGGCCTTGCGCGTCAGCGAGAGAATGGTTTCGTCGCCGCCCGGCACGGCGTCGTTGGCCGATTCCGACACATCCAACAGCATCAGCACGCCGACATCGCGGTTGTGCAGGCGATTGCGCATCATCACCCGAGGATCAGGCTGGCGGCCGGAACGCAGGTCGATCATCGCCCGCACGGCGGCGTCGATGTCCAGGTCGTCGCCGTCTTCCAGGTGGCGGATCCGCTGCATGCCCTGCGGCACCAGCGCCTCGATCTTGTGCCTGAGCCGCGAAACGGTCGGCTTGAGCGTATCGAGCGTGCGTTCGATCTCGTCGAGGTCGCCCATCGCCGGGCGCCGCTCGATCACCGTGGCCCACTCCGGTCGTTCCAGCTGAATCTGATAGTCCCACTCGTGGTAGTGCACCGGCATGCTCGTCGCCTGGCCGCCTTCCAGTTCGTTGAGCGAGGTACCGTCGTCGAGCATGAATTCGGTACCGAGCACCCAGATCTCCTGGGCATCATCGCCGGCGAATTCGACGTCGACCGCGTTGACCATTTCCATCACGTTGACGTCGCGTCGCTGCTGCTTGGGTTCCCAGGTCGCCATCAAGGCTTCGTCGGTATCGTAATCGCCGCCGCTCCAGATGAAACGGTTGTCGTCGCGGTAGATCGCCCGTTGACGGTCGCGCTCGGCATGGTAGGGCGGCAGACCGAATTCGGCGAGGGCGGCAGCCAGCTGCACGCCGAGCGTCAGGCTCTGCCCCCCCGCCTCAAGCGTCGGCCAGGCGCGAAAACGCGCAAGCGCGTCGGCAACCCAGGCATGCGAATCCTCGTAGCCGGGATCGAGCAAGCCATAGGCCAGCCGGTGCAACAGCTCGCCCGGCGTTTGCGGCTCGTGGGCGACCGGTGCCGGATGCAGCGCCAGCCAGGCGTTGCGCATGTTCGGATAGCGCGCGCAGGCGAGCGCCTCCACCCGCGCATCCTCGATCAGCTCGCAGACGGCGCGCTCCAGCGCGCTGAGCCCGTCGGACGGCATCGGTTCGCGCGTGAACACGAGATGGGCGGCGCAGTGGTTGGCCGCCGCACGATAGATGTCCACGCCACTCACGATCCCGGCCTGTGCGTCCTCGCCGATCTTGTAATCGTCGTAGGCGTCGGCGATGTGAATGACGTAGCGCTCGATGTAGGGTCGCAGGCCCTCGCGGTTTTCATAATCGCCGGCGGTCGGGCGCATGAAGAAGTCGCGGCCCCAGATCGCGCGCAGATACATGTTGAGTCGCCGCTGCACATCGATGAAAACCGTACCCTTGCGTTCGCGCTGCAATACGCTGAGCGCATCGGGACTTTGCAGCGAGAAATAGCGGTGCTGCCCCTCTATGTCGTTGGCGTAGGTTTTCAGTCCCCACTGCACCCAGCGGCGCAGGCCGCCCAGGGTCAGCTGGCCGAACAGCCGATCGAGATGCTCGAGCAGCGGGCGCATGCCGCGCGGCGCAGTCGCGGCAACATGCGACATCAGATCGAGAAACTGTGTGAAGACCTCGATATCGCCGAGACGCGCGGCCGCGCCCGGCGCCGCGTCCACCAACAGGCCAAGCACTTCCCCGGAGGTCTTGGACGCCATCGCCAGGATGAATTCGATCAGTAGCGGGACGCAGTCCTCGCCCACGGCGCGCGCCAGCTGCGGTGCCTTTTCGATGTAGCTCAGCAGCAGGTTCTCGTTGCGGCCGAGGTCGTTGAACGCTTCGACGCCGCGCAGGTAGTTGCGCAGGCCGGCGCCCGAGAACGTCCGCGTCGCTTCGGACCAGTTGTCGCGCAGCAGCGAAGCGGCGTGCTCAGGCAGCGCGTCGAGCAGCGCGCTTTGCTCTTCCAGACGGATGCTCATGCAGGGATGCGGTCGTCGCGGCGCCTAGAAATAGGTCGTCACCGCGGCATCCAGGGCGTCGCGCATGTCCAGGTCATCCGTGATCGGGCGCACCAGCGCCACGCGGCAGGCCTTCAGCGGGTCGATACCCCTCGCGATCAACGATCCGGCATAGGCCAGCATACGGGTCGACAGGCCTTCATCGAGACCATGTCCCTTGAGGTTCCGCGCACGCTCGGCGATATGCACGAGCTTGGATGCTGTGTCCGCATCGACGCCGGACTCATGCGCCACGATCTCAACCTCGACATCATGTTCGGGGTAATCGAAATCGAGGGCGGCAAAGCGCTGCTTGGTCGACTGTTTCAGATCCTTCATCACCGACTGGTAGCCGGGATTGTAGGAAAC
The Acidihalobacter prosperus DNA segment above includes these coding regions:
- a CDS encoding proton-conducting transporter transmembrane domain-containing protein yields the protein MDVLLLLLTCLPLVSALAVRLAPAGTPLRAGRISATFSVLTLLAALVLFAGQLLSPHHSTAQSGQPLLLLDPLGTLMALVIAAISLVVHLYSLRYMAEEPRYAHFFMLLDLMTASLILMVTAGNLILLLVAWHLIGVLLYFLLGFETRSRSAQRYALWTLLTYRLGDLPIVIAAVLLYHAYGTLYLPHLFELVRDNPSVTAAGIPVVMSAAALIVLSAFARSAQFLLHTWLPYTMEGPTPVSALMHAGIVNAGAFVINRFAPLFIDAGPVLHWAFLVGLLTAIIGSMLMLIQNDIKKSLGYSTMGQMGFMIMECGLGAFSLAIFHLIAHGLFKGTLFLSSGGVIGSARHSDNVPKNSVYTFVVERQPSASKPSWLAMALLTVAVPALLLGFAHWFVSNDIFQEQGAVILLFFGWMTGAQLLYSIHRMETPDPWRMIALAIFSLLIIVVGYTLISYAFGVLLYPDEDMRLAIYHAAGITQPWFYALVGVITLFIFAGWLLVYRSDRRGGDRREGVIWLAAYTHLSRELYISDFYSLFGRVLFRASARLNRWLRWL
- a CDS encoding DUF2309 domain-containing protein — its product is MTLPLSRALKIRSMVYIAGEAIPNFWPMRSFIHHNPLHGLEHLRFEQAIAHGEALFHARGFLSRGEYQRYLAEGGISADALTAQIDAFSRRQALPQGLDGRKLFLHLATRIATPVTRRNKLSTPRDVACRLHGKDAEAATRDIEASLRTLLHATLGESRPVYESVDALLATDIGTTLDELLVKSCLDFFDEGQSAWGMPDREQGLYRAWRQLALRNLRFKLRGLDMKQLLTRAQQPETMIALVMEALQIPETAWVDYFTRELTRLHGWSGFIRWRSHAKQYHWQKTHPADLVDLLALRLSLSLALLQEHARHLPWRSIDAPAMHAYLERDTHRAFLQHELHSGEILPAFALEVEEALLCNDAKATRALCTRYVEALLTQESAQQATRVRTLAQGAGVALERLSEDELEALLRVLGEFERAEGMLWLRAMEATATQSLLRDLCMQPPETADKRPFAQALFCIDTRSEPLRRQLESIGDYQTFGIAGFFGVPMSFIELGKGSEAHLCPAVATPRNLTLEMSIDQQAGEPAAISALEHALHELKESVVAPFATVEAVGLLFGFDMFGKTLAPTLYNRWRERLMPHKPATRLLLDKLTSEQADSIVRAVQRALIMIALRQELGRPDEAIPDDVVRELREVALEHQPVGDGLLERLDIDRSRLDALLTRLRAHYRVNRDEAARQMEQLARIGFSLREQVLFVTQALSSIGLTRNFSRFVLLVGHGSLSQNNPYESALDCGACGGNLGLNNARALAYMANKPEVRSRLRKQGIDIPDDTWFIPALHNTTTDEVVPHDLELLPAGHLLYIDRLRKGLHAASRLSALERAPKLAPVSARRLDPDHAERLVHRNALDWSQVRPEWGLSRNAYFIIGRRGMTQGHSLDGRAFLHSYDWRLDPRRRLLENILTGPLVVGQWINMEHYFSAVDNEHYGSGSKVYHNVAGRFAVMSGNIGDLRTGLPAQTVLKDGRPYHDPLRLITVIEAPFAHACDALNAVAPVKSLVHNGWVRLVVVDPESGQIHLFDDERREWSEPLAAPLASTH
- a CDS encoding P-II family nitrogen regulator, whose product is MQNLKLNPLKKLEIILEGEHMEFATDLLDRAGVKGYTIVNQLSGKGSHGFYEGHVMFNEDDVLIMIITAVPEALVEPIVEGFTPFFNKHSGVIFISDIQVSRLVKFTN
- a CDS encoding S1 family peptidase — translated: MRIDTLAKRLMFNTVRVDTVLEDGTEGSGTGFVVAHQGPHGLRRFIVTNRHLVEGVRSGGLVFTQGRDGQPLIGTRFELEIEEFPHAWFLHPDPEMDLAIVPMAPLERAARDQGVQLYYHDIDTALVPDAATVNGFDALEEILFVGYPNGVWDHVNLLPIMRRGTTATPIGMDFEGQAEFLIDAAVYPGSSGSPVFLYRGEGTAQAGAARAPLYFLGVIAAVFFREEENQLVPGPVPASQGGATVRQSEMIDLGLVIKSQAVVGLIEEYCRRWRE
- a CDS encoding BMC domain-containing protein; the encoded protein is MNIELRTFVFIDALQPQLASYLATSSQGFLPIPGDACLWVEVAPGMAVHRLSDLALKSTNVRMGQQVVERSFGSMEIHFRNQSEVKAAGDAILDQLDVSVEQRMGCSIPWLEIIRAITPDHATLINRQQRYGSMILPGKCLFIMETQPAGYVIHAANEAEKAANVTLVDVKPFGNFGRLTMMGNDAEVEQAAEAARRAVESINRRARAVVQAD
- a CDS encoding nitric oxide reductase activation protein NorD, with translation MSIRLEEQSALLDALPEHAASLLRDNWSEATRTFSGAGLRNYLRGVEAFNDLGRNENLLLSYIEKAPQLARAVGEDCVPLLIEFILAMASKTSGEVLGLLVDAAPGAAARLGDIEVFTQFLDLMSHVAATAPRGMRPLLEHLDRLFGQLTLGGLRRWVQWGLKTYANDIEGQHRYFSLQSPDALSVLQRERKGTVFIDVQRRLNMYLRAIWGRDFFMRPTAGDYENREGLRPYIERYVIHIADAYDDYKIGEDAQAGIVSGVDIYRAAANHCAAHLVFTREPMPSDGLSALERAVCELIEDARVEALACARYPNMRNAWLALHPAPVAHEPQTPGELLHRLAYGLLDPGYEDSHAWVADALARFRAWPTLEAGGQSLTLGVQLAAALAEFGLPPYHAERDRQRAIYRDDNRFIWSGGDYDTDEALMATWEPKQQRRDVNVMEMVNAVDVEFAGDDAQEIWVLGTEFMLDDGTSLNELEGGQATSMPVHYHEWDYQIQLERPEWATVIERRPAMGDLDEIERTLDTLKPTVSRLRHKIEALVPQGMQRIRHLEDGDDLDIDAAVRAMIDLRSGRQPDPRVMMRNRLHNRDVGVLMLLDVSESANDAVPGGDETILSLTRKACLVLAEALEKIGDPFALHAFSSDGRHDVRYQRIKDFNQPYDDTGKARLAGMTAGYSTRLGTALRHAGGFLRHLPQQKKLLLVITDGEPADVDVRDPQYLRYDARYAVDELRRAGIVTYGLSLDPYADQYVSQIFGIGRYAVVDHVERLPEKLSTLYMGLTR